One window of Saccharomyces mikatae IFO 1815 strain IFO1815 genome assembly, chromosome: 8 genomic DNA carries:
- the SPO13 gene encoding Spo13p (similar to Saccharomyces cerevisiae SPO13 (YHR014W); ancestral locus Anc_5.602), translated as MVPRKRFRPLELMSPTHSKRKVQKPLQEKTTNLRVSPLNSKIGKDIRSKESRKTRKTGSENIFNSKHVDLRMESPLPGLNFVSDSQKSPEAPEIRCLSNKSSHTLKNERQTINAPLFDNSLRFEDIEQPPKSTSTPVLSQSSQINLEGEPPMFSVPYYIAPSPMYNLNPYQNFTGNPIFFTPYYNPSLNYAIPIQRPELLYPNVNMYGSPLLKKARLPPQVQSRDKEQNFEYLPIFPVSISNNGDFVGQEMPRLTSERNKRRLSNSLDVDCSEYESSGQKATCHDSRSSLD; from the coding sequence ATGGTTCCCAGAAAACGCTTCAGACCACTTGAATTGATGTCACCGACACATTCTAAGagaaaagttcaaaaaCCTCTTCAGGAGAAGACTACGAACCTGAGGGTCTCCCCACTTAATTCTAAAATAGGTAAGGATATCAGAAGCAAGGAGAGCAGGAAAACGAGAAAGACTGGTTCAGAGAACATATTCAATTCGAAACATGTCGATTTAAGAATGGAAAGCCCGCTTCCAGGCTTAAATTTTGTAAGTGACTCTCAAAAGAGCCCAGAGGCCCCAGAAATACGATGTCTAAGCAACAAATCTAGCCATaccttgaaaaatgaaagacaAACAATAAATGCTCCTTTATTCGATAACTCATTGAGGTTTGAGGACATCGAGCAGCCCCCAAAATCTACTTCAACACCGGTTCTTTCTCAATCATCTCAGATAAATTTAGAAGGAGAGCCGCCTATGTTTTCAGTTCCTTATTATATTGCTCCATCTCCCATGTATAATTTAAACCCGTATCAAAATTTTACTGGTAATCCTATATTCTTTACACCCTATTATAACCCAAGCTTAAATTATGCTATTCCAATTCAACGGCCAGAATTGCTATATCCAAATGTTAACATGTATGGTTCGCCACTGTTAAAAAAAGCCAGACTTCCTCCCCAAGTGCAAAGCCGGgataaagaacaaaatttcGAGTATCTTCCTATATTTCCGGTCTCGATTTCTAACAATGGGGATTTTGTTGGTCAAGAAATGCCGAGGTTGACGTCAGAGcgaaacaaaagaagactTTCAAACTCCCTTGATGTA